In Acinetobacter sp. TGL-Y2, a genomic segment contains:
- a CDS encoding acyl-CoA dehydrogenase C-terminal domain-containing protein: MPQYKAPLRDMQFVLHELLNAEDHYAKLPAFSENVSRELVDQYLEAAADFCENELSPLNQVGDREGCTWNDGIVTTPTGFKEAYQKYVELGFPSLAAEEQYGGQGLPNSLGIIISEMIGSSNWAWGMYPGLSHGAVRTIEHHGTDEQKQTYLTKLVSGEWTGTMCLTESHAGSDLGIIRTKAEPNADGSFAISGEKIFISAGEHDMADNIVHIVLARLPGAPKGTKGISLFIVPKFNLTADGEVGERNAVRCGSIEHKMGIHGNATCVINFDRATGYLIGPENRGLNAMFTFMNTARIGTAVQGLAASESSFQGALAYAKDRLAMRALSGPKAPEKEADPIIVHPAVRNMLLTQKAFAEGARALVYNLALYADTAEKGETEEERKVADNLLSLLTPIAKAFLTEAGSEAAKHGVQVFGGHGFISEHGMEQIVRDTRIACLYEGTTEIQALDLLGRKVLQTQGAMLKDFTKIIHKFNEANQDNPAMKEFVEPLALLNKEWGDLTMQIGMRAMQNPDEVGAAAVDYLYFSGYITLAYQWARMALVAQQQLAAGSTEVDFYNAKIATARFYFKKILPRVRSHVDVIASGLEPLMSLDAEHFAF, from the coding sequence ATGCCACAATACAAAGCGCCCTTACGTGACATGCAATTCGTGTTGCATGAATTATTAAATGCTGAAGATCACTATGCAAAGCTCCCTGCATTCTCCGAAAACGTAAGCCGTGAATTGGTTGATCAATACTTAGAGGCTGCGGCTGACTTTTGTGAAAATGAACTTTCACCACTGAACCAAGTGGGCGACCGTGAAGGTTGTACTTGGAATGATGGCATTGTCACCACGCCAACAGGTTTTAAAGAAGCTTATCAAAAATATGTTGAGCTTGGCTTCCCTTCACTTGCTGCAGAAGAACAATACGGCGGTCAAGGCTTACCGAACTCACTCGGCATCATCATTTCTGAAATGATAGGTTCATCTAACTGGGCTTGGGGTATGTACCCAGGTCTTTCTCATGGTGCGGTGCGTACGATTGAGCATCATGGTACAGATGAGCAAAAACAAACCTATTTGACCAAATTGGTTTCAGGTGAGTGGACAGGTACCATGTGCTTAACAGAATCCCATGCTGGTTCTGACTTAGGCATTATCCGTACTAAAGCTGAACCCAATGCTGATGGTAGCTTTGCAATCTCGGGTGAGAAAATCTTTATCTCTGCTGGTGAGCACGACATGGCGGACAACATTGTCCACATCGTACTTGCACGTCTTCCAGGTGCACCTAAAGGCACTAAAGGTATTTCACTGTTTATCGTACCGAAGTTCAACTTAACCGCTGATGGTGAGGTCGGTGAGCGTAACGCAGTGCGTTGTGGTTCGATTGAACACAAAATGGGTATTCATGGTAATGCGACCTGTGTCATCAACTTTGATCGTGCCACGGGTTATCTGATTGGCCCTGAAAACCGCGGTCTAAATGCAATGTTCACCTTTATGAACACCGCGCGTATTGGTACTGCGGTTCAAGGTTTGGCTGCATCTGAAAGTTCATTCCAAGGTGCGCTGGCGTATGCTAAAGATCGTTTAGCGATGCGTGCCCTTTCAGGTCCGAAAGCGCCTGAAAAAGAAGCTGATCCAATTATTGTTCACCCTGCTGTTCGTAATATGCTGTTGACTCAAAAAGCATTTGCAGAAGGCGCGCGTGCTTTGGTTTATAACTTAGCCTTGTATGCAGATACTGCTGAAAAAGGCGAAACCGAAGAAGAGCGTAAAGTGGCAGACAACTTGTTGTCGCTCCTGACGCCAATTGCTAAAGCATTCTTAACTGAAGCCGGCTCAGAAGCTGCGAAACATGGTGTACAAGTGTTTGGTGGTCATGGCTTTATTTCAGAACATGGCATGGAACAAATTGTACGTGATACACGTATTGCATGTTTGTATGAAGGTACAACTGAAATTCAGGCACTTGATTTATTGGGTCGTAAAGTCCTGCAAACTCAAGGCGCAATGCTGAAAGATTTCACCAAGATCATTCACAAATTCAATGAAGCAAATCAAGACAATCCGGCAATGAAAGAATTTGTTGAGCCGCTTGCTTTACTGAACAAAGAATGGGGCGATTTGACCATGCAGATTGGTATGCGTGCCATGCAAAATCCAGATGAAGTGGGTGCTGCAGCAGTCGACTACCTGTATTTCTCAGGGTATATCACGCTTGCATACCAATGGGCGCGTATGGCACTTGTTGCACAGCAACAATTGGCTGCCGGTTCAACTGAAGTGGATTTCTACAATGCTAAAATTGCGACTGCGCGATTCTACTTCAAGAAAATTTTGCCACGTGTACGTTCGCATGTAGACGTGATTGCAAGTGGCTTAGAACCACTCATGTCATTAGATGCAGAACATTTCGCATTCTAA
- a CDS encoding L,D-transpeptidase family protein, translating into MSKKISWSIFLLLIIAVGITYAYFKYNRYLPMLDQSQATTLSQLEIEKIRAQTPITLIRVFKAKRTLELLHDDQVIKAYSMRLGFNPIGHKVKEGDGKTPEGSYVIDWRNPQSQFYKSLHISYPNAQDQATAKALGVSPGGDVMIHGSANNKQLQALPQLMDYMPRSDWTWGCVAVRNIDMDELWRLVDNGTAIEIAP; encoded by the coding sequence ATGTCTAAAAAAATAAGCTGGAGTATTTTTTTACTACTGATTATTGCAGTCGGTATCACTTACGCTTATTTTAAATACAATCGCTATTTACCCATGCTTGATCAATCTCAAGCTACCACTTTATCGCAACTTGAAATTGAAAAAATTCGAGCACAAACGCCGATTACGTTGATTAGAGTCTTCAAAGCCAAGCGCACACTTGAACTGCTGCATGATGATCAGGTCATTAAAGCCTACTCAATGCGTTTAGGTTTCAACCCTATCGGTCATAAAGTCAAAGAAGGTGATGGTAAAACACCAGAAGGAAGCTATGTCATTGATTGGCGCAATCCACAGAGTCAATTTTATAAATCCTTGCACATCTCCTACCCCAATGCTCAAGATCAAGCCACTGCTAAAGCGCTGGGCGTATCACCTGGGGGTGACGTGATGATTCATGGTTCAGCCAACAACAAGCAACTCCAAGCCTTACCTCAATTGATGGATTATATGCCTCGAAGCGATTGGACTTGGGGCTGTGTGGCGGTGAGAAACATCGATATGGATGAACTTTGGAGATTGGTGGACAATGGAACTGCTATTGAAATCGCTCCATAA
- the baeS gene encoding sensor histidine kinase efflux regulator BaeS, which translates to MNIRRVPIALRLFLTVLLTTLLITTVSLSVLHWTMQKNFTQYVADVEMQKLDFMIENLAGVYGVYQDWGNAVQAQILQIEGTAAPDDYDRLSRWWLRRQYDIALQQRYFKEHTLMSEIESQRTQTVSPEELKVLEENLPSAYQPFEGLKFPLSSNQNQFRSTYKKSKNSAIAGIRTSEQHEGKKLFISMSDHLGLSSRLSLYDADKQFILGEPSENPVSFRAVEVNNKVVAYLGLRPVLDQDDALSINFFSNQKRYLLLIYILSFLTSLVAASLLATYFKKPIQRLLNATRELTKGNYQHQVKVNRNDELGDLSTEINQLAVILDQHEHSRRQWVADTSHELKTPLAVLQAQIEAMQDGIRKPTPEHFASMLGQVNSLKKLTQDLADLAQAEAQQLSFYFSEIDPWVVVLQEVQNFQPKFEQANLKITTQGQSADLQLDVDRFKQIMVNLLGNSIRYTQAGGEVHVHTLQDERTWSVIVDDSPFGLTDEQLAHLGERFYRVDDSRTRSTGGTGLGLALSVKIAQGLHGTLSFDHSPLGGLRCKLTFPKQSKI; encoded by the coding sequence TTGAATATACGCCGCGTGCCGATCGCCTTACGCTTATTTTTAACTGTGCTATTAACCACATTGTTAATCACCACAGTCAGCTTAAGTGTGTTGCATTGGACCATGCAAAAAAACTTCACCCAATATGTGGCGGATGTTGAAATGCAAAAGCTGGATTTTATGATTGAAAATTTGGCAGGGGTCTATGGCGTATATCAAGATTGGGGTAATGCTGTTCAAGCGCAAATTTTACAAATTGAAGGGACTGCTGCACCTGATGACTATGATCGACTGTCACGCTGGTGGCTGCGTCGTCAATATGACATTGCACTGCAACAACGGTATTTTAAAGAACATACCTTAATGAGTGAAATTGAGTCACAGCGCACGCAAACGGTTAGCCCTGAAGAACTCAAAGTTTTAGAGGAAAATTTACCGTCAGCGTATCAGCCTTTCGAAGGCTTAAAATTTCCCCTGAGCTCCAATCAAAACCAATTTAGATCGACTTATAAAAAGTCTAAAAATTCAGCCATTGCCGGTATTCGTACCTCAGAGCAGCATGAAGGTAAGAAGTTATTTATCTCGATGTCGGATCACTTGGGATTGAGTTCACGGTTATCACTTTATGATGCTGATAAACAATTTATTTTGGGTGAGCCATCAGAAAATCCGGTGTCTTTTAGAGCGGTTGAAGTGAATAACAAAGTCGTGGCGTATTTGGGTTTACGTCCGGTATTGGATCAAGATGATGCGTTGAGTATTAACTTTTTTAGCAATCAAAAACGTTATTTATTACTGATTTATATTTTATCGTTTTTGACCAGTTTAGTGGCAGCATCGTTGCTTGCGACCTACTTTAAAAAGCCGATTCAACGTCTGCTGAATGCGACACGTGAGCTGACCAAAGGTAATTATCAGCATCAAGTTAAAGTGAATCGTAATGATGAGCTGGGCGACCTATCTACTGAAATTAACCAGTTGGCAGTGATTCTAGATCAACATGAACATTCACGTCGTCAATGGGTGGCAGACACCTCGCATGAACTGAAAACCCCACTTGCTGTTTTACAGGCGCAGATTGAAGCGATGCAAGACGGCATTCGTAAACCGACGCCAGAGCACTTTGCATCGATGCTCGGTCAAGTGAACAGTTTGAAAAAACTGACCCAAGATTTAGCAGATTTGGCACAAGCGGAAGCCCAGCAATTGAGTTTTTATTTTTCAGAGATTGATCCTTGGGTAGTGGTTCTACAGGAAGTTCAAAATTTCCAACCGAAATTTGAACAAGCCAATCTAAAGATCACGACACAGGGTCAATCTGCCGATTTACAATTAGATGTAGATCGCTTTAAGCAAATCATGGTCAACTTATTGGGCAATAGTATTCGTTATACCCAAGCAGGCGGTGAAGTTCATGTGCATACGCTTCAAGATGAGCGGACATGGTCTGTGATTGTAGACGACAGTCCATTTGGCTTGACCGATGAACAATTGGCGCATTTGGGTGAACGGTTTTATCGGGTGGATGATTCACGTACACGAAGTACTGGTGGCACAGGTTTGGGCTTGGCATTATCCGTTAAAATTGCGCAAGGTCTACATGGCACACTGAGTTTTGATCATTCACCATTGGGTGGTTTGCGTTGCAAATTGACCTTTCCAAAACAGAGCAAGATATAA
- a CDS encoding protein adenylyltransferase SelO, protein MQFNPRYPTLSPKLFHHQQPVPLKGAKSGHFNEALANQLNWSEEDKQSWIEICSGQKTFAEFEPLAMVYAGHQFGQWAGQLGDGRGLLIAQILDRNNQTIDLHLKGAGSTPYSRMGDGRAVLRSTIREYLAGHALNNLGVPSSHSVGFTSSEQGVQREKLERGAMLLRTSDCHIRLGHFEWINQYQSELLPEFTQKCIEWHYPECLEAEQPILAFAHKVIQRTAVMIAKWQLVGFAHGVMNTDNLNITGSTLDFGPYGFMERFRPNWINNHSDHHARYTYQQQPSIGHWNLWNWLNNLAPLRPENYEKEQWKEALTECLEHYEPTFLEHYKLGLSQKMGLPSFHKDSFDCAMAFLRILQTEQLDYTQSFIRLQNKKYEVIKDDCLDRRQFESFLSQYEHIRQGQDIVELNAAMQTANPVYILRNHMMQKAIELAEKNDFSEVERLFTLLSQPFKKQVKFETSADLQPLPSDVPEVMVSCSS, encoded by the coding sequence ATGCAATTTAATCCACGCTACCCTACGCTCAGCCCAAAGTTGTTTCACCATCAGCAACCCGTCCCACTCAAAGGCGCTAAATCGGGTCATTTTAATGAAGCACTTGCCAATCAACTGAATTGGTCAGAAGAAGATAAGCAATCGTGGATCGAAATTTGTAGTGGTCAAAAAACCTTTGCTGAATTTGAACCCTTAGCGATGGTCTATGCAGGTCATCAATTTGGTCAATGGGCCGGTCAATTGGGAGATGGTCGTGGACTATTGATTGCTCAAATTTTAGATCGAAATAATCAAACTATAGATTTACATTTAAAAGGTGCTGGCTCAACGCCCTACTCTCGTATGGGCGATGGTCGTGCGGTTTTACGCTCTACGATTCGTGAATATTTGGCAGGTCATGCCTTAAATAACTTAGGTGTACCTTCGAGTCACTCCGTTGGATTTACCTCTTCAGAGCAAGGTGTGCAACGTGAAAAATTAGAACGTGGTGCAATGCTACTACGCACATCAGATTGTCATATTCGTTTAGGACATTTTGAATGGATCAATCAGTATCAATCAGAGCTTTTGCCTGAATTTACCCAAAAATGTATCGAATGGCACTATCCTGAATGTCTTGAAGCAGAACAGCCAATTTTAGCTTTTGCCCATAAAGTGATTCAACGCACGGCGGTAATGATTGCAAAGTGGCAATTGGTGGGTTTCGCTCATGGCGTGATGAATACGGATAATTTGAATATTACAGGCTCAACGCTAGATTTTGGTCCTTATGGTTTTATGGAACGTTTTCGCCCCAATTGGATCAATAACCATTCCGATCATCATGCGCGCTATACCTATCAGCAGCAGCCCAGCATTGGACATTGGAACCTATGGAATTGGCTGAATAATCTTGCTCCGCTTCGACCAGAAAACTATGAAAAAGAACAATGGAAAGAGGCTTTAACTGAATGCTTGGAACATTATGAGCCCACATTTCTGGAGCACTATAAACTAGGCTTAAGTCAGAAAATGGGATTACCAAGTTTTCATAAAGATAGTTTTGATTGTGCAATGGCTTTCTTGAGAATTTTGCAAACAGAGCAATTGGACTATACGCAAAGCTTTATTCGTCTGCAAAATAAAAAATATGAGGTGATTAAAGATGATTGCTTAGACCGTCGTCAGTTTGAAAGTTTTTTGAGCCAGTATGAACATATTCGTCAGGGACAAGATATAGTTGAACTCAATGCGGCCATGCAAACAGCCAATCCTGTTTATATTTTACGAAACCATATGATGCAGAAAGCGATTGAGTTGGCTGAAAAAAATGACTTTTCAGAAGTAGAGCGTTTATTTACTTTGCTCAGTCAACCTTTTAAAAAGCAAGTTAAATTCGAAACTTCTGCGGATCTGCAACCATTACCGAGTGATGTACCAGAGGTGATGGTGAGTTGTTCTTCTTAA
- a CDS encoding amino acid permease gives MNSETPTLQRRLKNRHIQLIALGGAIGTGLFLGSAHIIQSAGPSIILGYLIGGLIAFLIMRQLGEMIVHEPVTGSFSYFAFKYWGKFSGFLTGWNYWILYILVAMTELTAIGKYINYWLPEIPAWVSVLFFFIVVTLANLANVKLYAESEFWLSMIKVLAIIAMIIFGVYLLMTADVDSTVSISNLWSHGGFFPNGFEGLFYMLAFMMFAFGGIELISMAAAETENPDQNIPKAINQIVLRVFLFYICSLAILLSLVPWNQLNLGDLEHSPFVMIFSQMGIGWAAHLLNFIILTASLSVCNSGMYANSRMLLGLAEQGNAPQIFKQLNKQGIPIPAVLFSALLIFGCVLLNYFLPEKALSYLIYIVVAAAVLNWMMISLIHLKFRKAMQKAGIKSKFPAVFAPFTNYLVLAFMLMLLYIMWTQGFMLSVLMLPVWIAVLFGVFKLVKKQA, from the coding sequence TTGAACAGCGAGACGCCTACATTACAGCGCCGTTTAAAGAATCGTCATATTCAGTTGATCGCTTTGGGGGGCGCAATTGGTACAGGACTATTCTTGGGTTCAGCACATATTATCCAATCGGCAGGTCCTTCAATTATTCTGGGCTATTTGATTGGTGGTTTGATTGCGTTCCTGATTATGCGCCAATTGGGTGAAATGATCGTGCATGAGCCTGTGACGGGTTCATTTAGTTATTTTGCCTTTAAATATTGGGGTAAATTTTCAGGATTTCTAACCGGTTGGAATTACTGGATTCTTTATATTTTGGTCGCAATGACTGAGCTCACTGCTATTGGGAAATATATCAATTATTGGTTGCCGGAAATTCCAGCGTGGGTATCGGTCTTATTTTTCTTTATCGTGGTAACGCTTGCTAATCTCGCCAATGTCAAACTGTATGCCGAATCTGAGTTTTGGTTGTCGATGATCAAAGTGCTCGCGATTATTGCGATGATTATCTTTGGTGTGTATTTACTCATGACCGCAGATGTGGACTCTACGGTATCGATCAGCAACCTTTGGTCGCATGGAGGATTTTTCCCCAATGGCTTCGAAGGCTTATTTTATATGCTTGCCTTTATGATGTTTGCCTTTGGTGGGATTGAATTGATCAGTATGGCTGCAGCTGAAACCGAAAATCCAGATCAAAATATTCCCAAAGCCATTAATCAAATTGTGCTACGGGTATTTCTATTTTATATCTGTTCTTTAGCTATTCTTTTGTCTCTTGTGCCGTGGAATCAGCTGAACTTAGGTGATTTAGAACATAGTCCTTTTGTCATGATTTTTAGCCAAATGGGGATTGGTTGGGCAGCACATTTGCTTAATTTTATTATTCTCACTGCATCGCTTTCAGTGTGTAATAGTGGCATGTATGCCAATAGTCGCATGTTATTGGGCTTGGCAGAACAGGGCAATGCACCGCAAATTTTTAAACAGCTCAATAAGCAAGGCATTCCGATTCCAGCCGTTTTATTCTCAGCATTGTTGATTTTTGGATGCGTACTACTGAATTACTTCTTGCCTGAAAAAGCACTGAGCTATTTAATTTATATCGTGGTGGCAGCAGCGGTGTTGAATTGGATGATGATCAGTTTGATTCATTTGAAGTTTAGAAAAGCCATGCAGAAAGCAGGGATAAAAAGTAAGTTTCCAGCTGTGTTCGCGCCTTTCACGAACTATCTCGTTTTGGCCTTTATGTTGATGTTGCTTTACATCATGTGGACGCAAGGCTTTATGTTGTCGGTATTAATGTTACCCGTGTGGATTGCAGTTTTGTTTGGTGTGTTTAAGCTTGTGAAGAAACAGGCTTGA
- a CDS encoding response regulator, whose amino-acid sequence MKHIMLVEDEVELAQLVRDYLEAAGFEVSMFHDGQEAYDSFQQRKPSLMILDLMVPRMDGLTMCRKIREQSDLPIIMVTARTEEIDRVLGLNMGADDYLCKPFSPKELVARVQAVLRRLARKIEPEENNLFRIDKAQQRIWYQQKTLNLTPTEFRLLELFLEHVGQVYSRAQLLDHINPDSFEVADRVIDSHIKNLRRKISDAAETGNRHEWVQAVYGVGYRFEYPED is encoded by the coding sequence ATGAAGCACATAATGCTGGTTGAAGATGAAGTTGAACTTGCACAATTGGTACGCGATTATTTAGAAGCAGCAGGCTTTGAAGTCAGTATGTTTCATGATGGTCAAGAAGCCTATGACAGCTTCCAACAACGTAAACCGAGTCTGATGATTTTAGACTTAATGGTGCCACGCATGGATGGCTTGACCATGTGCCGTAAAATACGTGAACAATCTGACTTACCGATTATTATGGTCACAGCCCGTACAGAAGAAATTGACCGTGTTTTGGGTCTTAATATGGGTGCAGATGATTATTTGTGTAAGCCTTTTAGTCCCAAAGAATTGGTCGCGCGTGTTCAAGCAGTACTCCGCCGTTTAGCACGTAAAATTGAACCTGAAGAAAACAATTTATTCCGGATTGATAAAGCCCAGCAACGTATTTGGTATCAACAAAAAACCTTAAATTTAACGCCAACAGAGTTCCGATTACTCGAACTATTTTTAGAGCATGTCGGTCAAGTGTACTCACGTGCGCAACTCTTGGATCATATTAATCCAGACAGTTTTGAAGTGGCGGATCGTGTGATTGACAGCCATATTAAAAATCTACGTCGTAAAATTTCTGATGCAGCCGAAACAGGCAACCGTCATGAGTGGGTTCAGGCGGTGTATGGTGTAGGGTATCGCTTCGAGTATCCTGAAGACTGA